One genomic segment of Novisyntrophococcus fermenticellae includes these proteins:
- a CDS encoding L-threonylcarbamoyladenylate synthase, with protein sequence MKTEIALMSEKQLDMHALEKAGRILRQGGLVAFPTETVYGLGGNALDPAASEKIYAAKGRPSDNPLIIHIADMENLRKIVLRVPPKAENLADRYWPGPLTMIFDKAACVPYETTGGLDSVAVRMPSNRIALELIRQAGGYVAAPSANTSGRPSPTLASHVAEDLSERIDMIIDGGMTDIGLESTIVDFTENSPVILRPGYLNQQMLEKVIGAVRIDPGLSSVDSKVRPKAPGMRYRHYAPRGELAIVEGSVEKVVDRINELTRRRLKEGAGVGIICTDETLGSYPVGKVKSIGTRTNEESIALHLYQVLREFDEEEVDYIYSESFHTPRMGQAIMNRLLKAAGHEIIET encoded by the coding sequence GCGGTTTGGTAGCATTTCCTACGGAGACAGTTTATGGTCTGGGTGGGAATGCCCTGGATCCTGCTGCCTCTGAGAAGATTTATGCAGCAAAGGGGAGACCATCGGATAATCCGCTGATTATACATATTGCAGATATGGAAAATTTGCGTAAGATTGTTTTACGAGTACCCCCAAAGGCTGAAAATCTGGCGGACAGATATTGGCCGGGACCTCTTACCATGATTTTTGATAAAGCCGCTTGTGTACCATATGAAACAACAGGTGGATTAGACAGTGTTGCGGTCAGGATGCCAAGTAACCGGATTGCCCTGGAATTAATCCGACAGGCGGGTGGCTATGTAGCTGCCCCCAGTGCCAATACGTCAGGGAGACCCAGCCCAACGTTGGCAAGCCATGTGGCGGAAGACTTGTCCGAGCGTATCGATATGATTATTGATGGGGGGATGACAGATATTGGTCTGGAATCCACAATTGTGGATTTTACCGAGAACTCCCCTGTGATTTTGCGCCCGGGTTATCTGAATCAGCAGATGCTGGAAAAAGTGATTGGTGCCGTGCGGATTGATCCGGGTCTTTCGTCTGTTGACAGCAAGGTCAGACCCAAGGCTCCCGGGATGAGGTACAGGCACTATGCTCCGCGCGGAGAGCTTGCGATTGTGGAAGGCAGCGTGGAAAAGGTTGTGGATAGGATCAATGAACTGACCCGGAGACGTCTTAAGGAAGGTGCCGGTGTGGGAATTATCTGCACAGATGAAACTCTGGGAAGCTATCCTGTGGGAAAAGTGAAAAGCATTGGTACCCGTACCAATGAAGAAAGTATCGCATTGCACCTGTATCAGGTATTGAGAGAGTTTGATGAAGAAGAAGTAGACTACATCTATTCGGAATCTTTTCATACACCCCGGATGGGACAGGCCATCATGAACCGTCTGCTGAAAGCGGCGGGACATGAAATTATTGAAACATAG
- a CDS encoding arsenate reductase/protein-tyrosine-phosphatase family protein, with protein sequence MKQYDRLIFVDSDDTTRAPMAKVIMKSKFLMGNLDIQSRGLVVLFPEPMNQKTEAVLISNGYHTKDHTAAQLMQEDIGERVLILTMEDAQKAKIWGNYENAANVYTIAEFIKQSGDVPPLYGEPLTTYGKCYENLEALISGVVIQLNEEELRK encoded by the coding sequence GTGAAGCAATATGACAGATTAATATTTGTGGATTCGGATGATACCACGCGTGCGCCTATGGCAAAAGTGATTATGAAAAGCAAGTTCCTGATGGGAAATCTGGACATTCAGTCAAGAGGATTAGTGGTACTTTTTCCAGAGCCCATGAATCAAAAGACAGAAGCTGTGCTTATCAGCAATGGCTATCATACAAAAGATCATACGGCTGCTCAGCTCATGCAGGAGGATATTGGTGAGCGGGTGCTGATTCTGACGATGGAAGATGCCCAAAAGGCTAAAATCTGGGGAAATTATGAGAATGCCGCAAATGTTTATACAATTGCTGAATTTATTAAGCAAAGCGGTGATGTGCCGCCGCTTTACGGGGAACCTTTAACTACTTATGGGAAGTGTTATGAAAACCTGGAAGCTTTAATTTCAGGGGTTGTGATACAATTAAATGAGGAGGAATTGCGAAAATGA